One stretch of Mycolicibacterium fallax DNA includes these proteins:
- the dapD gene encoding 2,3,4,5-tetrahydropyridine-2,6-dicarboxylate N-succinyltransferase, with protein MGLVTGAFGIGVATLAADGSVLDTWFPAPELGSFGEAGTVRLSTAEAPAELVSLVGHDTDRGTETVLVQVVIADLADKAVDAHDVYLRLHLLSHRLVAPHGANMDGVFGLLTNVVWTNHGPCPVDGFETVRARLRRRGQVTVYGVDKFPRMVDYVLPAGVRIADADRVRLGAHLATGTTVMHEGFVNFNAGTLGTSMVEGRISAGVVVGDGSDIGGGASIMGTLSGGGSEVISVGKRCLLGANAGLGISLGDDCVIEAGLYVTAGTKVVLADGRTVKARELSGANNLLFRRNSVSGAVEVVARDGQGIALNEDLHAN; from the coding sequence TTGGGCCTCGTGACTGGAGCTTTTGGCATCGGGGTGGCAACGCTGGCCGCCGACGGTTCGGTATTGGACACCTGGTTCCCTGCGCCGGAGCTGGGCTCTTTCGGGGAGGCCGGCACGGTGCGGCTGTCCACCGCCGAGGCGCCGGCCGAACTGGTGTCGCTGGTCGGCCACGACACCGACCGCGGCACCGAGACCGTCCTGGTCCAGGTGGTCATCGCCGATCTGGCCGACAAGGCCGTCGACGCCCACGACGTGTACCTGCGCCTGCACCTGCTCTCGCATCGCCTGGTCGCCCCGCACGGCGCCAACATGGACGGCGTCTTCGGTCTGCTGACCAACGTGGTGTGGACCAATCACGGCCCCTGCCCGGTCGACGGCTTCGAAACGGTGCGCGCCCGGTTGCGTCGCCGCGGCCAGGTCACCGTCTACGGCGTCGACAAGTTTCCCCGGATGGTCGACTACGTGCTGCCCGCCGGCGTGCGGATCGCCGACGCCGACCGGGTGCGCCTCGGCGCGCACCTGGCCACCGGAACCACCGTCATGCACGAGGGTTTCGTCAACTTCAACGCCGGCACCCTGGGCACCTCGATGGTGGAGGGCCGGATCTCGGCGGGCGTGGTGGTCGGCGACGGCTCCGACATCGGCGGCGGCGCGTCGATCATGGGCACGCTCTCCGGCGGCGGCTCCGAGGTGATCTCGGTCGGCAAGCGCTGCCTGCTGGGCGCCAACGCGGGCCTGGGCATCTCCCTCGGCGACGACTGCGTGATCGAGGCCGGCCTGTATGTCACCGCCGGAACCAAGGTGGTGCTGGCCGACGGCCGTACCGTCAAGGCGCGCGAGCTCTCCGGCGCGAACAACCTGCTGTTCCGGCGCAATTCGGTGTCCGGGGCGGTCGAGGTGGTGGCCCGCGACGGCCAGGGCATCGCGCTGAACGAGGACCTGCACGCCAACTGA
- the fadD6 gene encoding long-chain-acyl-CoA synthetase FadD6: MSASDSRASVGVLDLVRQLPSLAADLPAIVRGVSTGILVTPTSKTSIGKVFEDRTRKYGDRVFLKFGDQQFSYAEANAAANRYASVLAERGVGHGDVVGLLLRNTPQTIFAMLGVVKCGAVAGMLNFHQRGDVLAHSIGLLNATVLISEADLVEHITECGVDLPDGVVVTVEEFDKLAEGRPVGNPASTQAVLAKDPAFYIFTSGTTGNPKASVMTHSRWLKALAGFGGLGLRMRGDDVLYSCLPLYHNNALTVGIASVLNSGSALALGEKFSATRFWDDVIRYRATAFLYIGELCRYLVNQPAKPTDRAHNVRLIAGNGLRPELWDEFTERFGIERVCEFYAASEGNAAFINVFNVDKSTGFSWFPLSYVEYDVETGDPVRDAAGRLRRVPAGEPGLLITPVNRLSPFDGYTDPAASEKKLIRNAFKDGDVWFNTGDVMRPQGMGHAAFGDRLGDTFRWKGENVATTEVEAALTADPQVEECTVFGVEVPNTGGRAGMAAIKLRGGESFDGIELSETLYAKLPNYAIPLFIRVVDSLEHTTTFKSRKVDLREEAYGPQVTDPLFVLGGRREGFVPFHDAYPGEVAAGVSPKP, from the coding sequence ATGTCAGCGTCTGATTCCCGCGCCAGTGTCGGCGTCCTCGACCTCGTGCGCCAACTGCCCAGCTTGGCCGCCGATCTGCCCGCCATCGTGCGCGGCGTCAGCACCGGAATCCTGGTCACCCCGACCTCGAAGACCTCGATCGGCAAGGTGTTCGAGGACCGCACCCGCAAATACGGCGACCGGGTGTTCCTGAAGTTCGGCGACCAGCAGTTCAGCTACGCCGAGGCCAACGCCGCGGCCAACCGGTACGCCTCGGTGCTCGCCGAGCGCGGCGTCGGCCACGGCGATGTCGTCGGCCTGCTGCTGCGCAACACCCCGCAGACCATCTTCGCGATGCTCGGCGTGGTCAAGTGCGGCGCGGTCGCCGGGATGCTCAACTTTCACCAGCGCGGCGACGTGCTGGCGCACAGCATCGGGCTGCTCAACGCGACGGTGCTGATCTCCGAGGCCGACCTCGTCGAGCACATCACCGAGTGCGGCGTCGACCTGCCCGACGGCGTCGTCGTCACCGTCGAGGAGTTCGACAAGCTGGCCGAGGGTCGCCCGGTCGGCAACCCGGCGTCGACCCAGGCCGTGCTGGCCAAGGACCCGGCGTTCTACATCTTCACCTCCGGCACCACCGGCAACCCGAAGGCGTCGGTGATGACGCATTCCCGCTGGCTCAAGGCGCTGGCCGGGTTTGGTGGGCTGGGCCTGCGGATGCGCGGCGACGACGTGCTGTACTCCTGCCTGCCGCTGTACCACAACAATGCGCTGACCGTCGGCATCGCCTCGGTGCTGAACTCCGGTTCGGCGCTGGCGCTGGGGGAGAAGTTCTCCGCGACCCGATTCTGGGACGACGTCATCCGGTACCGCGCGACGGCGTTCCTCTACATCGGCGAACTGTGCCGCTACCTGGTCAACCAGCCGGCCAAGCCGACCGACCGCGCGCACAACGTCCGGCTGATCGCCGGCAACGGGCTGCGCCCGGAGCTGTGGGACGAGTTCACCGAACGGTTCGGCATCGAGCGGGTCTGCGAGTTCTACGCCGCCAGCGAGGGCAACGCCGCGTTCATCAACGTGTTCAACGTCGACAAGTCCACCGGGTTCAGCTGGTTCCCGCTGTCCTATGTGGAGTACGACGTGGAGACCGGCGACCCGGTCCGCGACGCGGCGGGCCGGCTGCGCCGGGTGCCGGCCGGCGAGCCGGGCCTGCTGATCACCCCGGTCAACCGGCTCTCGCCGTTCGACGGCTACACCGACCCGGCGGCCAGCGAGAAGAAGCTGATCCGCAACGCGTTCAAGGACGGCGACGTCTGGTTCAACACCGGCGACGTGATGCGGCCGCAGGGCATGGGCCACGCCGCGTTCGGCGACCGGCTCGGCGACACCTTCCGCTGGAAGGGCGAGAACGTGGCGACCACCGAGGTGGAGGCCGCGCTGACCGCCGACCCGCAGGTCGAGGAGTGCACGGTGTTCGGTGTGGAGGTGCCCAACACCGGCGGGCGCGCCGGGATGGCCGCGATCAAGCTGCGCGGCGGGGAGAGCTTCGACGGCATCGAGCTGTCGGAGACGCTGTACGCCAAGTTGCCCAACTACGCGATCCCGCTGTTCATCCGGGTGGTGGACTCCCTGGAGCACACCACCACCTTCAAGAGCCGCAAGGTCGACCTGCGCGAGGAGGCCTACGGCCCGCAGGTCACCGACCCGCTGTTCGTGCTGGGTGGGCGCCGCGAGGGTTTCGTGCCGTTCCACGACGCCTACCCCGGCGAGGTCGCGGCGGGCGTCAGCCCGAAGCCGTAG
- a CDS encoding acyl-CoA synthetase: MLLASLNPAAVAAGADLPDAVTIDGTTLSRSDLVGAATSVAERVAGLSRVAVLATPSVSTVLAVVGCLIAGVPVVPVPADVGATERAHMLTDSGAVAWLGEAPEQPGGLPHIPVRLYARSWHRYREPDPAAVALIIYTSGTTGLPKGVPMRRAQIAADIDALAAAWAWTADDVLVHGLPLFHVHGLVLGLLGSLRIGNRFVHTGKPTPQAYAAVAGTMYFGVPTVWSRVAADPESAAALRSARLLISGSAALPTPVFDRLVELTGHAPIERYGSTESMITLSTRVDGERRPGWVGLPLEGVSTRLVDEAGAAVPCDGETIGLLEVRGPMVFDGYLNRPDATAEAFDDGWYRTGDVAVIDADGMHRIVGRESVDLIKTGGFRVGAGEIETTLLGHPAVVEAAVVGVPDDELGQRIVAYVVAASDSSVTAEELTELVAQQLSAHKRPREVRFADALPRNAMGKVTKKQLIAEASTE, translated from the coding sequence GTGCTGTTGGCCTCTCTGAACCCGGCTGCCGTCGCCGCCGGTGCCGATCTGCCCGACGCCGTCACCATCGACGGGACCACCCTGAGCCGAAGCGACCTCGTCGGCGCCGCGACCTCGGTGGCCGAACGCGTCGCGGGACTATCCCGGGTCGCGGTGCTGGCGACGCCGTCGGTGAGCACGGTGCTGGCGGTGGTGGGCTGCCTGATCGCCGGGGTTCCCGTCGTCCCGGTGCCCGCCGACGTCGGCGCCACCGAACGCGCCCACATGCTGACCGATTCCGGTGCGGTGGCCTGGCTCGGCGAAGCGCCCGAGCAGCCCGGCGGCCTGCCGCACATCCCGGTCCGGCTGTACGCGCGGTCGTGGCACCGCTACCGGGAGCCGGACCCGGCTGCGGTGGCGCTGATCATCTACACCTCCGGGACCACCGGCCTGCCCAAGGGGGTGCCGATGCGGCGCGCCCAGATCGCCGCCGACATCGACGCGCTCGCGGCCGCCTGGGCCTGGACCGCCGACGACGTGCTGGTGCACGGGCTTCCGCTGTTCCACGTGCACGGATTGGTGCTCGGCCTGCTGGGCTCGCTGCGGATCGGAAACCGGTTCGTGCACACCGGAAAACCGACGCCGCAGGCCTACGCCGCGGTTGCCGGGACGATGTATTTCGGGGTCCCGACGGTCTGGTCCCGCGTCGCCGCCGACCCGGAATCGGCGGCCGCCCTGCGCAGTGCGCGACTGCTGATCTCGGGCAGCGCCGCGCTGCCGACGCCGGTGTTCGACCGGCTGGTGGAACTGACCGGGCACGCGCCGATCGAACGTTACGGCAGTACCGAATCGATGATCACGCTGTCCACCCGCGTCGACGGCGAACGCCGTCCCGGCTGGGTCGGACTGCCGCTGGAGGGCGTGTCGACCCGGCTGGTCGACGAGGCCGGTGCCGCGGTGCCGTGCGACGGGGAGACCATCGGGCTCCTGGAGGTGCGCGGACCGATGGTGTTCGACGGCTACCTCAACCGCCCGGACGCCACCGCCGAGGCCTTCGACGACGGCTGGTATCGCACCGGCGATGTTGCCGTCATCGACGCCGACGGCATGCACCGCATCGTCGGCCGCGAATCGGTGGACCTGATCAAGACCGGCGGGTTCCGGGTCGGCGCGGGGGAGATCGAAACGACGCTGCTCGGGCACCCGGCGGTCGTCGAGGCGGCCGTGGTCGGGGTGCCCGACGACGAGCTCGGGCAGCGGATCGTCGCCTACGTGGTCGCCGCGAGTGACTCCTCGGTCACCGCCGAGGAGCTGACCGAACTTGTTGCCCAACAGCTTTCGGCGCACAAACGCCCGCGGGAGGTGCGGTTCGCCGATGCCCTGCCGCGCAACGCGATGGGCAAGGTCACCAAGAAACAGTTGATCGCCGAGGCGTCTACCGAGTGA
- a CDS encoding LOG family protein, protein MSRPWAVCVYCASGPGDPELLALADAVGRAIAERGWSVISGGGSVSAMGALADGARARGGHTVGVIPKALLHREVADVHADELLVTDTMRQRKQIMEDRADAFLALPGGIGTLEELFEAWTAGFLGMHDKPVVILDPGGHYDGLMSWLQGLVGTGYVAQSAIDALPVVRDLELALQLCAPPPAAH, encoded by the coding sequence GTGAGCAGGCCGTGGGCGGTCTGCGTGTACTGCGCCTCCGGGCCCGGCGACCCCGAGCTGCTGGCGCTGGCCGACGCCGTCGGCCGCGCCATCGCCGAGCGCGGCTGGTCGGTGATCTCCGGCGGCGGCTCGGTCTCGGCGATGGGCGCGCTGGCCGACGGTGCCCGGGCCCGCGGCGGGCACACCGTCGGCGTCATCCCCAAGGCGCTGCTGCACCGCGAGGTCGCCGACGTTCACGCCGACGAACTGCTGGTCACCGACACCATGCGGCAGCGCAAGCAGATCATGGAGGACCGCGCCGACGCGTTCCTCGCGCTGCCCGGCGGGATCGGCACCCTGGAGGAACTTTTCGAGGCCTGGACCGCCGGATTCCTCGGCATGCACGACAAACCCGTCGTCATCCTGGATCCGGGCGGGCACTACGACGGCCTGATGAGCTGGCTGCAGGGCCTGGTCGGTACCGGCTACGTCGCCCAGTCCGCGATCGACGCGTTGCCGGTGGTCCGCGACCTGGAACTGGCGCTGCAGCTGTGCGCCCCGCCGCCGGCCGCGCACTGA
- a CDS encoding PucR family transcriptional regulator, giving the protein MTSAGVSLGRLLLALDATVVSLIEAPRGLDLPVASSALIDADDVRLGLSAGTGSADIFFLLGIPGEEVLRWIDRSAGDGVPTAIFLKEPGEQVIARAAAAGIAVVAVDPRARWERLYRLVDHVLSHHRDHDDPQYDPSTDLFGLAQSIADRAHGLVTIEDESSHVLAYSASSADADELRRLSILGRAGPVEHLQRLGQWGILDALRTRPDIVRVPARPELGLRPRVAIGIQLPAADPRRAPAFAGTIWVQQGARALAEDVEDVLRGAAVLAGRIMARLAAAPSTHALRVQQLLGLRAAGPGEPDDPVAIARELGIVADGRAAVIGVQSATAHARLADVMALSASAFHPEVQVASNGSRIYLLFPATGKPAAVTSWVRGAVESLRTELGLQLHAVVTAPVAGLGQAAAARAEVDRVLDSAGRHPGALRPVTSLAEARTTVLLDEIVTLIAADDRLIDPRVDELRAKDPMLADTLRVYLDSFGEIAAAAAQLHVHPNTVRYRVRRIEQLLGTPLADPDVRLVLSLSLRATQPEAGHPTLSRRAPDSRPKA; this is encoded by the coding sequence ATGACGTCGGCCGGTGTCAGCCTCGGACGCCTGCTGTTGGCGCTGGACGCGACGGTGGTCAGCCTGATCGAGGCGCCGCGCGGGCTGGATCTGCCGGTGGCGTCCTCGGCGCTGATCGACGCCGACGACGTGCGGCTGGGCCTGTCGGCCGGCACCGGCTCGGCGGACATCTTCTTTCTGCTCGGCATTCCCGGCGAGGAAGTGCTGCGCTGGATCGATCGCAGCGCCGGCGACGGCGTCCCGACCGCCATCTTCCTCAAGGAGCCGGGCGAGCAGGTGATCGCCCGGGCCGCCGCGGCGGGCATCGCGGTGGTCGCGGTCGATCCCCGGGCCCGCTGGGAGCGGCTGTACCGACTCGTCGACCACGTCTTGTCCCATCACCGCGACCACGACGATCCGCAGTACGACCCCAGCACCGACCTGTTCGGCCTCGCCCAGTCCATCGCCGACCGCGCCCACGGCCTGGTCACCATCGAGGACGAGTCCTCGCACGTGCTGGCGTATTCGGCCTCCAGCGCCGACGCCGACGAGCTGCGCCGGCTGTCCATCCTGGGCCGCGCCGGCCCGGTCGAGCACCTGCAGCGGCTCGGCCAGTGGGGCATCCTCGACGCGTTGCGGACCCGGCCCGACATCGTGCGCGTGCCGGCCCGGCCCGAGCTGGGGCTGCGGCCCCGGGTGGCGATCGGCATCCAGCTGCCGGCCGCCGACCCGCGCCGCGCCCCGGCCTTCGCCGGCACCATCTGGGTGCAGCAGGGCGCGCGGGCACTGGCCGAGGACGTCGAGGACGTGCTGCGCGGGGCGGCGGTGCTGGCCGGGCGCATCATGGCGCGGCTGGCGGCCGCGCCGTCCACCCACGCGCTGCGGGTCCAGCAGCTGCTCGGGTTGCGCGCGGCCGGCCCCGGCGAGCCCGACGATCCGGTGGCGATCGCCCGCGAACTCGGCATCGTCGCCGACGGCCGCGCCGCGGTGATCGGGGTCCAGAGCGCCACCGCGCACGCCCGGCTCGCCGACGTTATGGCGTTGAGCGCCAGCGCCTTTCACCCCGAGGTCCAGGTCGCCTCGAACGGGTCACGGATCTACCTGCTGTTCCCGGCGACCGGGAAACCGGCGGCGGTGACGTCCTGGGTGCGCGGCGCGGTGGAGTCGCTGCGCACCGAGCTGGGCCTGCAGCTGCACGCGGTGGTGACCGCGCCGGTGGCGGGCCTGGGCCAGGCCGCGGCGGCGCGCGCCGAGGTCGACCGGGTGCTCGACAGCGCCGGACGCCATCCCGGGGCGCTGCGCCCGGTCACCTCGCTGGCCGAGGCCCGCACCACGGTGCTGCTCGACGAGATCGTCACCCTGATCGCCGCCGACGACCGGCTGATCGACCCGCGGGTCGACGAGCTGCGGGCCAAGGATCCGATGCTGGCCGACACCCTGCGGGTCTACCTGGACAGCTTCGGCGAGATCGCCGCGGCCGCCGCCCAGCTGCACGTGCATCCCAACACGGTGCGCTACCGGGTGCGGCGCATCGAGCAATTGTTGGGCACCCCGTTGGCCGATCCCGATGTGCGACTGGTGCTTTCGCTGAGCCTGCGGGCCACCCAGCCCGAAGCGGGCCACCCCACCCTGAGCCGACGGGCCCCGGACAGCCGGCCCAAAGCCTAG
- the dapE gene encoding succinyl-diaminopimelate desuccinylase has product MLDLHADPIDLTAALVDIRSESRDEKQLADAVEAALRAQTRGFEVIRNGDAVLARTNHGHRSRVLLAGHLDTVPIADNLPSRRDDEFLWGCGTSDMKAGDAVFLHLAATIAEPAHDLTLVFYDCEEIEASANGLGRIERELPDWLRADVAILGEPTGGYIEAGCQGTLRVVVAAAGTRAHSARSWMGDNAIHRLAPVLDRLAQYSAREVDIDGCVYREGLSAVRIDGGVAGNVIPDAAAVTVNFRFAPDRSPEQALAHVTEVFDGLDVTIELTDSAAGALPGLSQPAAAALVEAAGGAVRAKYGWTDVARFAALGIPAVNFGPGDPNLAHRRDERVELALITDGTAMLRSYLTGGPA; this is encoded by the coding sequence GTGCTGGACCTACACGCCGATCCCATCGACCTGACCGCCGCGCTGGTCGACATCCGCAGCGAATCCCGCGACGAGAAGCAGCTGGCCGACGCGGTCGAGGCGGCGCTGCGCGCCCAGACCCGCGGCTTCGAGGTCATCCGCAACGGCGACGCGGTGCTGGCCCGCACCAACCACGGCCACCGCAGCCGGGTGCTGCTGGCCGGGCACCTCGACACCGTCCCGATCGCCGACAACCTGCCCAGCCGCCGCGACGACGAGTTCCTGTGGGGCTGCGGCACCTCCGACATGAAGGCCGGCGACGCGGTGTTCCTGCACCTGGCCGCCACCATCGCCGAGCCCGCCCACGACCTGACCCTGGTGTTCTACGACTGCGAGGAGATCGAGGCCAGCGCCAACGGCCTGGGCCGGATCGAACGCGAGCTGCCGGACTGGCTGCGGGCCGACGTCGCGATCCTCGGCGAGCCGACCGGCGGCTACATCGAGGCCGGCTGCCAGGGCACGCTGCGGGTCGTCGTCGCGGCCGCCGGTACCCGCGCGCACAGCGCCCGATCCTGGATGGGCGACAACGCCATCCACCGGCTGGCCCCGGTGCTGGACCGGCTGGCGCAGTATTCGGCCCGCGAGGTCGACATCGACGGCTGCGTGTACCGCGAGGGCCTGTCGGCGGTGCGGATCGACGGCGGGGTGGCCGGCAACGTCATCCCGGACGCGGCCGCGGTCACCGTCAACTTCCGGTTCGCCCCGGACCGCTCCCCGGAGCAGGCGCTGGCGCACGTCACCGAGGTGTTCGACGGCCTGGACGTCACGATCGAGCTCACCGACTCGGCCGCCGGCGCGCTGCCCGGGCTGTCCCAGCCGGCCGCCGCGGCCCTGGTCGAGGCCGCCGGCGGCGCGGTGCGCGCCAAGTACGGCTGGACCGACGTGGCCCGGTTCGCCGCCCTGGGCATCCCCGCGGTCAACTTCGGTCCCGGCGACCCGAACCTCGCGCACCGCCGCGACGAGCGGGTGGAGCTGGCGCTGATCACCGACGGCACCGCGATGCTGCGCAGCTACCTGACCGGCGGCCCGGCGTGA
- the pruA gene encoding L-glutamate gamma-semialdehyde dehydrogenase has product MDAITQVPGPYNEPVHDYAPGSPERARLQTALRDLQAAGPIELPHVIAGRHTMGDGARIDVVQPHAHAKVLGTLTNAGHDEARAAVAAAMAARADWAALPFDDRAAVFLRAADLLAGPWRERIAAATMLGQSKTAYQAEIDAPCELIDFWRFNVAFARDILADQPASSPGVWNRTDYRPLDGFVYAITPFNFTAIAGNLPTAPALMGNTVVWKPSITQGFAAYLTMQLLEEAGLPPGVINLVTGDGLAVSEVVLADPRLAGIHFTGSTATFHRLWREVGANIDRYQGYPRLVGETGGKDFVVAHPSAAPEVLRTALIRGAFDYQGQKCSAASRAFIPRSVWNLMGDDLLCAVDDLSYGDVTDLSNFGGAVIDERSFAKQVAAIERAKSAPGVTIGAGGGYDDSVGYFVRPTVLVSEDPTGQEFATEYFGPILAVHVFPDEQFEDILGVVDTGSAYALTGSIIAEDRYAVETASRALRFAAGNFYINDKPSGAVVGQQPFGGSRASGTNDKAGSSLNLLRWTSARSIKETLVPPRNHRYPHMGA; this is encoded by the coding sequence ATGGACGCCATCACCCAGGTACCCGGCCCGTACAACGAGCCCGTGCACGATTACGCCCCCGGCTCGCCCGAGCGTGCCCGGCTGCAGACCGCGCTGCGCGACCTGCAGGCCGCCGGCCCGATCGAGTTGCCGCACGTCATCGCCGGCAGGCACACGATGGGCGATGGCGCCCGGATCGACGTCGTGCAACCGCACGCGCACGCCAAGGTGCTCGGCACGCTCACCAACGCCGGTCACGACGAGGCCCGCGCCGCCGTGGCGGCCGCGATGGCCGCCCGCGCCGACTGGGCCGCGCTGCCCTTCGACGACCGCGCCGCGGTCTTCCTGCGGGCCGCCGATCTGCTGGCCGGGCCGTGGCGCGAACGCATCGCCGCGGCCACCATGCTGGGGCAGTCCAAGACCGCCTACCAGGCCGAGATCGACGCGCCCTGTGAGCTCATCGACTTCTGGCGGTTCAACGTCGCCTTCGCCCGCGACATCCTGGCCGACCAGCCGGCCAGCTCGCCGGGGGTGTGGAACCGCACCGACTACCGACCGCTGGACGGCTTCGTCTACGCCATCACCCCGTTCAACTTCACCGCCATCGCCGGCAACCTGCCGACCGCGCCGGCGCTGATGGGCAACACCGTGGTGTGGAAGCCGTCGATCACCCAGGGCTTCGCGGCCTACCTGACCATGCAGCTGCTGGAGGAGGCCGGGCTGCCGCCGGGGGTGATCAACCTCGTCACCGGCGACGGCCTGGCCGTCTCCGAGGTGGTGCTGGCCGACCCGCGGCTGGCCGGCATCCATTTCACCGGCTCGACCGCCACCTTCCATCGGCTGTGGCGCGAGGTCGGCGCCAACATCGATCGCTACCAGGGGTACCCGCGGCTGGTCGGCGAGACCGGCGGCAAGGACTTCGTCGTCGCGCACCCCAGCGCCGCGCCGGAGGTGCTGCGCACCGCGCTGATCCGCGGTGCCTTCGACTACCAGGGTCAGAAGTGCTCGGCGGCCTCCCGGGCGTTCATCCCGCGCTCGGTGTGGAACCTGATGGGCGACGATTTGCTTTGCGCCGTCGACGATTTGAGCTACGGCGATGTCACCGACCTGTCCAACTTCGGCGGCGCGGTGATCGACGAGCGATCATTCGCCAAGCAGGTCGCCGCGATCGAGCGGGCCAAGTCGGCGCCGGGGGTCACCATCGGCGCCGGCGGCGGCTACGACGACAGCGTCGGCTACTTCGTCCGGCCCACCGTGCTGGTGTCCGAGGATCCCACCGGCCAGGAGTTCGCCACCGAATACTTCGGGCCGATCCTGGCGGTGCACGTCTTCCCCGACGAGCAGTTCGAGGACATCCTCGGCGTGGTCGACACCGGATCGGCCTACGCGCTGACCGGCTCGATCATCGCCGAGGACCGCTACGCGGTGGAAACCGCTTCCCGCGCACTGCGATTCGCCGCCGGGAACTTCTACATCAACGACAAGCCCAGCGGCGCGGTGGTCGGGCAGCAGCCGTTCGGTGGTTCGCGGGCCTCGGGCACCAACGACAAGGCCGGCTCGTCACTGAACCTGCTGCGCTGGACCTCCGCGCGCTCGATCAAGGAGACCCTGGTGCCGCCGCGCAACCATCGTTACCCGCACATGGGTGCCTGA
- a CDS encoding proline dehydrogenase family protein produces MGLFGAAARPAILAAARSARLRRVSERLPVTRKVVHRFVPGETVADAVNAVAALRESGCYATVDFLGEDTVDPAAATATVQAYLQLLDALAARGPAGPRPLEVSLKLSALGQALPRDGEKIALDNARVICARAAEAGVWVTVDAEDHTTTDSTLGIVAELRAEWDWVGTVLQAYLKRTHADCRQLAGTRIRLCKGAYDEPESVAYRAAEQVSANYLDCLRVLMAGSGYPMVASHDPAIIAAVPGLAAQYGRGADDFEYQMLYGIRGSEQLRLVNNGAHVRVYVPFGTQWYGYFVRRLAERPANLTFFLRALAERA; encoded by the coding sequence ATGGGACTGTTCGGCGCGGCGGCCCGCCCGGCGATCCTGGCCGCCGCCCGCTCGGCCCGGCTGCGGCGGGTGTCCGAGCGGCTGCCCGTCACGCGCAAGGTGGTGCACCGGTTCGTTCCCGGCGAGACGGTGGCCGATGCCGTCAATGCCGTTGCGGCGCTCCGGGAGTCGGGCTGCTACGCGACGGTGGACTTCCTCGGCGAGGACACCGTCGACCCGGCCGCGGCGACGGCGACCGTGCAGGCCTACCTGCAGCTGCTGGACGCGCTGGCGGCGCGGGGTCCGGCTGGGCCGCGGCCGCTGGAGGTGTCGCTGAAACTGTCCGCGCTGGGGCAGGCGCTGCCGCGCGACGGCGAGAAGATCGCCCTGGACAACGCCCGGGTGATCTGCGCGCGGGCCGCCGAGGCCGGCGTCTGGGTGACCGTCGACGCCGAGGACCACACCACCACCGACTCCACCCTGGGCATCGTCGCGGAGCTGCGGGCCGAGTGGGACTGGGTCGGCACCGTGCTGCAGGCCTACCTCAAGCGCACGCACGCCGACTGCCGGCAGCTCGCCGGGACGCGGATCCGGCTGTGCAAGGGCGCCTATGACGAGCCGGAGTCGGTCGCCTACCGGGCCGCCGAGCAGGTGAGCGCCAACTACCTGGACTGCCTGCGGGTGCTGATGGCCGGGTCCGGCTACCCGATGGTCGCCTCGCACGATCCGGCGATCATCGCCGCGGTGCCGGGGCTGGCCGCGCAGTATGGGCGCGGAGCCGACGATTTCGAGTACCAGATGCTCTACGGCATCCGGGGGTCCGAGCAGCTGCGGCTGGTGAACAACGGCGCGCACGTGCGGGTGTACGTGCCGTTCGGGACGCAGTGGTACGGCTATTTCGTGCGCCGGCTGGCCGAGCGGCCCGCGAACCTGACGTTTTTTCTGCGCGCGCTGGCCGAGCGGGCCTGA